The window TAGGATGAGAGCCAAACTCATCCAACCTCACACGCACCAGAAGAAGGGGATCCCTCCATGCTGAAGAAGCTCGTTTGTTCCTTTGTAGTGTGTTTGTCCGCGTCTTTCGCCTGCGCTCAGTCAACCCCGACCGCGGGCGTTCCGGACCCTATCGCTACCATGGTGGGGCGGCTCGATCTTGACCGATACAAGGCCACCATCAAGGGGCTGACGCAGTTTGGCGATCGCAGGCAGGGAACTGAGCGCAATCGCAAGGCTGTGGATTGGATTGAGGCGCAGCTCAAGAGTTATGGCTGTACCAACACCGAGCGTATCCGTTACGAGTATCAGCCCCCTGCAACGCCGCCGGTGCGGCCTCGCAGCACTGATCGTTCTGCGGGTCCCGGTGGTTCGCGTCGCCGTGGCAACATCTTCCCTGACACAGTGAACAGCGATCCTATGAAGCAGCCCGATGAAAAGATTCGTGCGCTTGATACTGAACCTTCCAAACCCGGTGAGCGCGAAGAGGTGTACTGCACCAAGATTGGCACAAAGCATCCAGACCAGATGTATATTCTGGGCGCGCACATGGATGGCATTGGTTGGGGCGAGGCCGCCAACGACGATGGCTCCGGCACTGCGTTGGTCATGGAATTGGCGCGCATTTTCAGCAGTCCCGATGTGACGACGGATATCTCCATCCGCTTCGCGCTTTGGAATAACGAGGAGACGGGACTTAACGGCGCGAGCGCTTACGTCACGCAACGCAAGGACTTGCAGGGTATTGAGTCACCGGCGGGTTCTGGTAAATATCCGGAACCGAAATGGCTGGGCATGATCCAGCACGACATGATGATGTTTGACCACGGGATGCCGCACAAAGACGGCACCATGAGCAAAGAGCAGCGCCCGGAAGCAGACGTGAACATTGAGTATCAGGTCACCTCAAAGTACGCGGATCAAGCCATGTTTTTGGCACGCACCTTCCAGCTTGCAGATGACAAATACGCTGCGAATTATCCCGCCAACGTGGGCCCGCACATGACCAATACGGACTCGACGCCATTCATGGACCTTACGCCATCGCTCAGCCTGCGCGAGGTGGAACGCGGCGCGCAGATGGGCAGCGGATGGGACCCGCAGCATCACCAGCCCACTGACGTGTACTCGTTCTATACGGATGACGATTTCCGTCTGGGTTTGAATGCGGCGCAGACGACGCTTGGCGCCATCGCACAGTTGACCGGAGCCGCCCTAACCCCTGGTAAATAGCGCAAACTCTGCGGAGCCTTCCGGCTCCTGGATGGCTCCACAGAGACCGCGACAAAGCAATGGCGTTTCCTTTCCTTGGAAGTGGGCTTGCGCGCAGAGCAAAATTTGTTACACTCCCGATAATTCGTTAATAAAACTAATTAGTTGGCCATTGAAGAGTCTCCTGTCTTCAATGGCTGCACCCCTGTATCTCCACGTGAGATCACACGCGCGCTCTCCCAGCGTGAAGTGTATGTTTTGCTGCACCGCACGATGTTCTGTTGCTGACCGTTGTACACACCGTGTTACCGGAGCTGAGGCATGACTCGTTTTTCCCGTTCGTTGTATGTTTCCATTGCAGTCGCAGCAACCAGTGTTGCGCACGCACAGACCACGGCCACGCTTTCCGGAGTTGTGAAAGATCCGCAGGGAGCATTGATCCCCAACGCCACTGTGACGGTTCATTCAAGTGCCACCGGAGCAGAGCGCTCCGTAGTGAGTGGGAACAGCGGCGAGTATGTTCTGCCCTCGCTGCAGCCGGGGGAATACACCGTCACCGTGGCGGCTTCTGGCTTCGCCACTTTCAAGGTGGAGAAATTTGTTCTGCAGGTGGATCAGAAGGCAGACCTGCCCATCCAGCTTTCTGTCGGCGCAGAGGGCGTTACGGTGCAGGTGGAAGGCGGCGCTCCTGTAATCGATGCCGGGACCATGACGGTCGGCCAGGTCATCGATAAGACGACCGTGCAGGAGATTCCGTTGAATGGCCGTCACTTTCTTGATCTTACGGTGCTCACTCCGGGCGGTGTAACGGCTCCGGCAAGCGGCAATCTCACGGCGCCTAGCCGCGGTGTGGGGGCTTTCTCGTTTCTTACGGCGGGTAATCGCGATGACAGTGTGAACTTTCAGATCAATGGCATCAACCTGAACGACATCAGCAATGCTCAGATCGTCTTCCAGCCATCCATTAACACCACTTCCGAGGTGAAGATCAATAACTCCACGCCATCGGCGGAGTATGGCCGCAACTCCGGATCGGTGACGAATGTATCCACGCGTTCCGGTAACAATGAGTTTCACGGCGAGGTCTTCGAGTACGTTCGTAACAATTCGTTCGACGCGCGTAATTTTTTTAACCCGAAGGGACAGGCGCAGGTCCCTTTGAAGCGTCACAACTTCGGTGCCTCTGTCGGCGGCCCCATCTGGCGCAATAAGACCTTCTTTTTTGCCAGCTACGAGGCCCTTCGTCAACATCAGGGTCTGTCTGTGAACACCATTGTTCTCACCGATGCGCAGCGAGCAGGTGTCACGGATCCCATTTCGCTGCAACTGATGCAGTTCATCCCGGAGTCACCCGGTGGTGTCTACACCGGATTCATCAACGGTCCGGTCAACATTGACCAGGGCACAATGGATATCCTGCACAACTTCAGCCAGAACGACACACTGCATGGCTTCTATGCCTTTCAGGAAGACATCCGTACGGAGCCGACGACGCAGGGCAACACGCTGCCCGGTTTCGGCGATCATCGCCCCGGTTATCGCCAGATTGCCACGATTAACGAAACGCACGTCTTCAGCCCATCGCTGATCAACGAGTTCCGGCTGGGTGCAAATCGTGTGAATGTTTCCTTCATCAGTAACTTCACCCAGGGTGCGTCCAGCTTTGGCATGAACAATTTTCCGGCGGGTGTAACGCCTGCGGCAGGCATTCCACAAACCACCATCTCTACCACCGGCATTAACATTGGTGGCCCCAGCGGATTTCCCTCTGGCCGTATCGACACGCTGGGCGCATTATCGGATGCCCTGACGTACATACACGGCAAGCACTC is drawn from Terriglobus sp. RCC_193 and contains these coding sequences:
- a CDS encoding M28 family peptidase, with the protein product MLKKLVCSFVVCLSASFACAQSTPTAGVPDPIATMVGRLDLDRYKATIKGLTQFGDRRQGTERNRKAVDWIEAQLKSYGCTNTERIRYEYQPPATPPVRPRSTDRSAGPGGSRRRGNIFPDTVNSDPMKQPDEKIRALDTEPSKPGEREEVYCTKIGTKHPDQMYILGAHMDGIGWGEAANDDGSGTALVMELARIFSSPDVTTDISIRFALWNNEETGLNGASAYVTQRKDLQGIESPAGSGKYPEPKWLGMIQHDMMMFDHGMPHKDGTMSKEQRPEADVNIEYQVTSKYADQAMFLARTFQLADDKYAANYPANVGPHMTNTDSTPFMDLTPSLSLREVERGAQMGSGWDPQHHQPTDVYSFYTDDDFRLGLNAAQTTLGAIAQLTGAALTPGK